A stretch of the Vigna radiata var. radiata cultivar VC1973A chromosome 9, Vradiata_ver6, whole genome shotgun sequence genome encodes the following:
- the LOC106773546 gene encoding protein Brevis radix-like 2, giving the protein MLTCIACTKQLNNGSLRQEEEEEAVHTPGTKQAIKALTAQIKDMAVKASGAYKSCRPCSGSSNGNRNRKYADSDMGSESARFNWAYRRTGSSNSTPRMWGKETEGGRVKGLSSGEGTPASVSGRTESVVFMEEDEPKEWIAQVEPGVLITFVSLPQGGNDLKRIRFSREMFNKWQAQRWWAENYDKVMELYNVQRFNQQAVPLPTPPRSEDESSKIESARDSPVTPPLSKERAPRHFHHPMGMGYSSSDSLDHHQMHPHPCYETSGLASTPNLSNISAPKTEKSSVDGSVRTSSSGEDHSGEFSISNASDMETEWVEQDEPGVYITIRALPGGTRELRRVRFSRERFGEMHARLWWEENRARIQEQYL; this is encoded by the exons ATGTTGACTTGCATAGCTTGTACCAAACAACTCAATAATGGATCTCTCCGccaagaagaagaggaggaagctGTTCACACACCCGGCACAAAGCAAGCCATCAAGGCTCTCACTGCACAG ATCAAGGACATGGCAGTGAAGGCTTCCGGGGCCTATAAGAGCTGCAGACCTTGTTCGGGATCTTCCAATGGTAACAGAAATAGGAAGTATGCAGACTCAGATATGGGGTCAGAGTCAGCCAGGTTCAACTGGGCCTACCGCAGAACTGGGAGCTCCAATTCAACCCCAAGGATGTGGGGGAAGGAAACAGAAGGTGGGAGGGTGAAAGGGCTTTCCAGTGGGGAAGGAACTCCAGCTTCAGTGAGTGGACGCACTGAGTCAGTGGTGTTCATGGAGGAGGATGAGCCTAAGGAGTGGATTGCACAAGTGGAGCCTGGTGTGCTTATTACTTTTGTTTCATTGCCTCAGGGAGGGAATGATCTCAAAAGGATACGGTTCAG TCGTGAAATGTTTAATAAATGGCAAGCTCAGAGGTGGTGGGCAGAGAATTATGACAAGGTCATGGAGTTGTACAATGTTCAGAGGTTCAATCAGCAAGCAGTTCCTCTTCCAACCCCACCTAGATCTGAAGATGAG agCTCAAAGATTGAATCTGCTAGGGACAGTCCTGTCACTCCTCCACTCAGCAAAGAGCGTGCACCCCGCCATTTTCACCACCCAATGGGAATGGGCTACTCCTCATCAGATTCACTGGATCATCACCAAATGCATCCTCACCCTTGTTATGAAACAAGTGGTCTGGCATCAACACCTAATCTTTCCAACATTAGTGCACCAAAGACTGAAAAATCATCCGTTGATGGTTCTGTAAGGACCAGTTCATCTGGTGAAGATCACTCAGGCGAGTTTTCAATCAGCAATGCCAGTGATATGGAAACTGAATGGGTTGAACAGGATGAACCAGGAGTCTACATCACTATCAGAGCACTGCCTGGTGGAACTAGAGAACTCAGGCGTGTTCGGTTCAG CCGAGAAAGGTTTGGAGAAATGCATGCAAGATTGTGGTGGGAAGAGAACCGTGCTAGGATACAAGAACAATACTTGTGA
- the LOC106774144 gene encoding phospholipid:diacylglycerol acyltransferase 1 isoform X2 — translation MIRPSCWVDHMSLDNETGLDPPGIRVRPVSGLVAADYFAAGYFVWAVLIANLARIGYEEKTMYMASYDWRIAFQNTEVRDQTLSRIKSNIELMVATNGGNKAVIIPHSMGVLYFLHFMKWVEAPAPMGGGGGPDWCSKYIKAVLNIGGPFLGVPKAIAGLFSAEARDIAVARTIAPGFLDNDLFRLQTLQHVMRMTRSWDSTMSMIPRGGDTIWGGLDWSPEEGYHPGKRKHSDGYTQLAHQETNETHSVVNYGRMISFGRDVAEAPSSEIEITDFRGALKGRSVANTTCRDVWTEYHEMGIEGVRAVAEHKVYTAGSIVDLLHFVAPKMMARGSAHFSYGIADNLDDPKYSHYKYWSNPLETKLPNAPDMEIFSLYGVGLPTERSYVYKLTPFASCYIPFEIDTTQDDGNGEDRWLQGGVYTVDGDETVPVLSSGFMCAKGWRGKTRFNPSGIRTYVREYDHSPPANLLEGRGTQSGAHVDIMGNFALIEDVIRLAAGATGEDLGGDRVYSDIFKWSEKIKLPL, via the exons ATGATAAG ACCTTCATGCTGGGTGGATCACATGTCACTGGACAATGAAACAGGATTAGATCCACCAGGCATAAGAGTTAGGCCTGTCTCTGGACTTGTAGCTGCTGATTACTTTGCTGCAGGATACTTTGTTTGGGCAGTTCTGATTGCTAACTTGGCTCGCATTGGTTATGAAGAAAAAACCATGTACATGGCCTCGTATGATTGGAGAATAGCATTTCAGAACACTGAG GTGAGGGATCAAACACTTAGTCGGATAAAAAGCAACATAGAACTTATGGTTGCTACTAATGGTGGCAACAAGGCAGTTATTATTCCACATTCAATGGGTGTGTTATACTTTCTTCATTTTATGAAATGGGTTGAAGCACCAGCTCCAATGGGTGGTGGTGGAGGACCAGATTGGTGTTCTAAATATATAAAGGCAGTTTTAAACATTGGTGGGCCATTTTTGGGTGTCCCAAAGGCTATAGCAGGGCTCTTCTCAGCTGAGGCCAGGGATATTGCAGTTGCCAG GACAATAGCTCCAGGATTTTTAGATAACGATCTGTTTCGGCTCCAAACCTTGCAACATGTAATGAGGATGACTCGTTCTTGGGACTCAACAATGTCAATGATACCAAGAGGAGGAGATACTATATGGGGTGGTCTTGACTGGTCACCAGAGGAAGGCTATCACCCTGGCAAGAGAAAGCACAGCGATGGTTATACTCAGCTAGCACACCAAGAGACAAATGAAACACATTCTGTCGTCAACTATGGAAGAATGATATCATTTGGAAGAGACGTGGCTGAGGCACCCTCCTCTGAGATTGAGATAACTGACTTTAGG GGTGCTCTCAAGGGTCGCAGTGTTGCTAATACCACGTGTCGCGATGTGTGGACCGAATACCATGAAATGGGAATTGAGGGGGTAAGAGCAGTTGCTGAACATAAGGTTTACACAGCTGGCTCAATCGTAGACCTGCTTCATTTTGTTGCTCCAAAGATGATGGCTCGTGGTAGTGCTCATTTCTCTTATGGAATTGCTGACAATTTGGATGATCCTAAATACAGTCACTACAAGTATTGGTCAAATCCCTTGGAAACAAA ATTACCAAATGCTCCTGATATGGAAATCTTCTCTTTGTATGGAGTTGGCTTACCAACTGAAAGATCTTATGTATACAAGTTAACTCCCTTTGCCTCCTGTTACATCCCGTTTGAAATTGACACTACACAAGATGATGGTAATGGTGAAGATAGGTGGCTGCAAGGTGGAGTTTACACTGTTGATGGTGATGAGACCGTGCCAGTTCTGAGCTCAGGCTTCATGTGTGCCAAAGGTTGGCGTGGAAAAACAAGATTCAACCCTTCTGGCATTCGCACCTACGTTAGAGAATATGATCATTCTCCTCCAGCCAACTTGCTAGAAGGAAGAGGCACACAAAGTGGTGCTCATGTTGACATCATGGGAAACTTTGCATTGATTGAGGATGTTATTAGATTGGCAGCAGGGGCCACAGGAGAAGATCTAGGAGGTGATAGAGTCTACTCTGATATCTTCAAATGGTCTGAGAAAATCAAGTTGCCACTGTGA
- the LOC106774144 gene encoding phospholipid:diacylglycerol acyltransferase 1 isoform X1 has translation MSLLRRRKGPEPEKVPGPSSEPNVLSEEEKEDDKNKKSKKTKDELKEKRKRKWSCLDHCCWWVGCICTVWWFLLFLYQLMPSSIPQYVTEAFTGPMPDPPGLKLKKEGLRVKHPVVFVPGIVTGGLELWEGHQCAEGLFRKRLWGGTFGEVYKRPSCWVDHMSLDNETGLDPPGIRVRPVSGLVAADYFAAGYFVWAVLIANLARIGYEEKTMYMASYDWRIAFQNTEVRDQTLSRIKSNIELMVATNGGNKAVIIPHSMGVLYFLHFMKWVEAPAPMGGGGGPDWCSKYIKAVLNIGGPFLGVPKAIAGLFSAEARDIAVARTIAPGFLDNDLFRLQTLQHVMRMTRSWDSTMSMIPRGGDTIWGGLDWSPEEGYHPGKRKHSDGYTQLAHQETNETHSVVNYGRMISFGRDVAEAPSSEIEITDFRGALKGRSVANTTCRDVWTEYHEMGIEGVRAVAEHKVYTAGSIVDLLHFVAPKMMARGSAHFSYGIADNLDDPKYSHYKYWSNPLETKLPNAPDMEIFSLYGVGLPTERSYVYKLTPFASCYIPFEIDTTQDDGNGEDRWLQGGVYTVDGDETVPVLSSGFMCAKGWRGKTRFNPSGIRTYVREYDHSPPANLLEGRGTQSGAHVDIMGNFALIEDVIRLAAGATGEDLGGDRVYSDIFKWSEKIKLPL, from the exons ATGTCTTTGCTTCGTCGGAGAAAAGGACCGGAGCCGGAAAAGGTTCCGGGCCCAAGTTCAGAGCCGAATGTTCTAAGCGAAGAGGAGAAAGAAGATGATAAGAATAAGAAGAGTAAGAAGACGAAAGATGAGttgaaggagaagaggaagaggaaatgGTCGTGCTTGGATCACTGTTGCTGGTGGGTTGGGTGTATTTGCACGGTGTGGtggtttcttctttttctgtatCAGCTGATGCCTTCTTCGATTCCTCAGTACGTGACCGAGGCATTTACTGGGCCCATGCCTGATCCACCGGGCCTTAAGCTCAAGAAGGAGGGGCTCAGGGTGAAACACCCTGTTGTTTTTGTGCCGGGGATTGTCACTGGGGGGCTTGAACTATGGGAGGGTCATCAGTGTGCTGAAGGGTTATTCAGGAAACGCTTGTGGGGTGGTACCTTTGGAGAAGTATATAAAAG ACCTTCATGCTGGGTGGATCACATGTCACTGGACAATGAAACAGGATTAGATCCACCAGGCATAAGAGTTAGGCCTGTCTCTGGACTTGTAGCTGCTGATTACTTTGCTGCAGGATACTTTGTTTGGGCAGTTCTGATTGCTAACTTGGCTCGCATTGGTTATGAAGAAAAAACCATGTACATGGCCTCGTATGATTGGAGAATAGCATTTCAGAACACTGAG GTGAGGGATCAAACACTTAGTCGGATAAAAAGCAACATAGAACTTATGGTTGCTACTAATGGTGGCAACAAGGCAGTTATTATTCCACATTCAATGGGTGTGTTATACTTTCTTCATTTTATGAAATGGGTTGAAGCACCAGCTCCAATGGGTGGTGGTGGAGGACCAGATTGGTGTTCTAAATATATAAAGGCAGTTTTAAACATTGGTGGGCCATTTTTGGGTGTCCCAAAGGCTATAGCAGGGCTCTTCTCAGCTGAGGCCAGGGATATTGCAGTTGCCAG GACAATAGCTCCAGGATTTTTAGATAACGATCTGTTTCGGCTCCAAACCTTGCAACATGTAATGAGGATGACTCGTTCTTGGGACTCAACAATGTCAATGATACCAAGAGGAGGAGATACTATATGGGGTGGTCTTGACTGGTCACCAGAGGAAGGCTATCACCCTGGCAAGAGAAAGCACAGCGATGGTTATACTCAGCTAGCACACCAAGAGACAAATGAAACACATTCTGTCGTCAACTATGGAAGAATGATATCATTTGGAAGAGACGTGGCTGAGGCACCCTCCTCTGAGATTGAGATAACTGACTTTAGG GGTGCTCTCAAGGGTCGCAGTGTTGCTAATACCACGTGTCGCGATGTGTGGACCGAATACCATGAAATGGGAATTGAGGGGGTAAGAGCAGTTGCTGAACATAAGGTTTACACAGCTGGCTCAATCGTAGACCTGCTTCATTTTGTTGCTCCAAAGATGATGGCTCGTGGTAGTGCTCATTTCTCTTATGGAATTGCTGACAATTTGGATGATCCTAAATACAGTCACTACAAGTATTGGTCAAATCCCTTGGAAACAAA ATTACCAAATGCTCCTGATATGGAAATCTTCTCTTTGTATGGAGTTGGCTTACCAACTGAAAGATCTTATGTATACAAGTTAACTCCCTTTGCCTCCTGTTACATCCCGTTTGAAATTGACACTACACAAGATGATGGTAATGGTGAAGATAGGTGGCTGCAAGGTGGAGTTTACACTGTTGATGGTGATGAGACCGTGCCAGTTCTGAGCTCAGGCTTCATGTGTGCCAAAGGTTGGCGTGGAAAAACAAGATTCAACCCTTCTGGCATTCGCACCTACGTTAGAGAATATGATCATTCTCCTCCAGCCAACTTGCTAGAAGGAAGAGGCACACAAAGTGGTGCTCATGTTGACATCATGGGAAACTTTGCATTGATTGAGGATGTTATTAGATTGGCAGCAGGGGCCACAGGAGAAGATCTAGGAGGTGATAGAGTCTACTCTGATATCTTCAAATGGTCTGAGAAAATCAAGTTGCCACTGTGA